One Candidatus Devosia phytovorans genomic window carries:
- a CDS encoding extracellular solute-binding protein produces the protein MKRRDFMLAAGTAAGALMLPRMSFAAEGVIDIYFSSDQNVIDFWTNTVKPAFEAANPGITLNLVDGGDGTGVGAIADRALAALDSGADPQADLFEGFDSRVTTGGIDKGLYVNFEEAGLSNYSKINPLAFDIPTNMPYRGSQVLLAYDTTKLDPANVPKTWADLVAWIKANPGQFIYNRPNKGGSGGNFVRRAIYEANGKDPSKFTVDNYTAELGEETLNPAWDILKDLAPSLFDGGAYTSGNTQSVQLLGQSAVTMIPVWSDQALSAIDQGVLPETTGLVQLQDLGLPGGFTKLAVLSNGANKDAALKLADFLLTEEIQSAVLTELGGFPGVSWDHVSAELRERFADIIPESIPSFPSGDWETAVNDGWYRAVAPNVDPNS, from the coding sequence ATGAAACGGCGTGATTTCATGCTCGCTGCTGGCACGGCTGCCGGCGCCCTGATGCTGCCCCGCATGTCCTTTGCCGCCGAAGGCGTCATCGACATCTATTTCAGCTCGGACCAGAACGTCATCGACTTCTGGACCAATACGGTGAAGCCGGCTTTCGAAGCCGCCAACCCGGGCATCACGCTGAACCTAGTCGACGGCGGTGACGGCACCGGCGTTGGCGCCATTGCCGACCGCGCCCTGGCGGCGCTGGACAGCGGCGCTGACCCGCAGGCTGACCTGTTCGAAGGCTTCGACAGCCGCGTCACCACCGGTGGCATCGACAAGGGGCTCTATGTGAATTTTGAAGAGGCTGGCCTCTCCAACTATTCCAAGATCAATCCGCTGGCTTTCGACATCCCGACCAACATGCCCTACCGTGGTTCGCAGGTCCTTCTGGCCTATGACACCACCAAGCTCGATCCGGCCAATGTTCCCAAGACCTGGGCAGACCTCGTCGCCTGGATCAAGGCTAACCCGGGCCAGTTCATCTACAACCGTCCCAACAAGGGCGGTTCGGGCGGCAATTTCGTCCGTCGCGCCATCTATGAAGCCAATGGCAAGGACCCGAGCAAGTTCACCGTCGACAATTACACCGCCGAGCTGGGTGAAGAGACGCTGAACCCGGCCTGGGACATCCTCAAGGATCTGGCGCCCTCGCTGTTCGATGGTGGCGCCTATACGTCGGGCAATACGCAGTCGGTGCAGCTGCTGGGCCAGTCGGCCGTGACCATGATCCCGGTCTGGTCGGATCAGGCGCTTTCGGCCATCGACCAGGGCGTGCTGCCCGAGACCACCGGTCTCGTCCAGCTGCAGGACCTCGGCCTGCCGGGCGGTTTCACCAAGCTGGCCGTGCTCAGCAATGGTGCGAACAAGGATGCGGCACTCAAGCTGGCCGATTTCCTGCTGACCGAAGAAATCCAGTCGGCCGTGCTGACCGAACTGGGCGGCTTCCCGGGCGTCAGCTGGGACCATGTCTCGGCTGAACTGCGCGAGCGCTTCGCCGACATCATTCCGGAATCGATCCCGAGCTTCCCGAGCGGGGACTGGGAAACCGCCGTCAATGACGGCTGGTACCGCG